Part of the Deltaproteobacteria bacterium genome, CTCGTCGATCCGAATCCACCTGTGGAAGTGAATGAGATCCTGGCCGCCTGGGGAATTAAGATCGGCCAGGGCCATATAGTTGATAAAGCCGCTTATGTAAGGCCAGATAAAACAACGCCAGCGGTTTTCCGGGACAGGTACCCGCCGATTATCGTCACCGCCGGCCTGGATACAACTTATTTTCCTGAAGCCGTTCCGGTGACCCTGACCAGTGAATTGAAAAGAGTTCTAAACAGCATGAAAAAGGAGGGAAAAGCTGAAGAAGAGAAGGCAAAATGGCCGTTAGCTCCTGCGCAATATGGCAACCTGATCGTCCTCCCGGCCATTCTGACAACGGAATCAAGCTGGCTTGAGACAAATGTGAAGGACCAAAGGTACGATAAAGATGTGGATACTAAAGGTCCCTTGGCTTTAGGAACGCTTCTCATAGCCTCCTCTCCTTTGAGCGAGGAAGCCCCGGAAAAGGTAAGGGAGGAAGAAAAGCTGACCCGGATCGTTATCATTGGCGATTCCGACTTCGCCTCGAATCAGCACATACAAAACGGCGGTAATGGCGACCTTTTTCTGAACTCGGTCAACTGGCTGGCAGAGGAGGAGCACCTTATCTCTATCAGGCCCAAACCTTACACCTTCAGAAGGCTGGTCATCAGCGAAGACGCCTCGCGATTCATTCGTTTTTCCAGCATCGGGCTTCTCCCTCTGGCTTTAATTATCCTTGGCGGAATTATCTGGTTCAGAAAAAGATAAAGGCACTTTGCGGTGAGCTTTAAAAACACAGTCCTCCTCGCGGTCATCCTGGCCATATTTGCGGGTTACATGTTCTACGAACATTACATGAAACCCGGAGAGAAGATCGAAGAGCCCCCTGAGATATGGTCGGTTGAAGAAGAGTCAATTGAAAAGATTGACATGCGCTTGCCAGGTGAGAACAAGAGCGTCTCGTTCATTATCGGCTCAGATGAATACTGGGACTTTAATGAGCCCGACAGGCCGGCGGTGGATTTGAAACGCTGGGGCGGCATCGTCCTGCTGCTTACCGGCCCGCAATCAAGAAGACTTGTTGCCCAGAAGATGGGGAATCCTGATGACTTTGGCCTGATCAAGCCGCGGCTGATCATTACTTTGGGCATTCGGGATAAAGACGGCCTGGAAATACATGTCGGGAGCCCGACACCGAACGGGGATGCTTTTTATGTCAGGGTC contains:
- a CDS encoding DUF4340 domain-containing protein; the encoded protein is MSFKNTVLLAVILAIFAGYMFYEHYMKPGEKIEEPPEIWSVEEESIEKIDMRLPGENKSVSFIIGSDEYWDFNEPDRPAVDLKRWGGIVLLLTGPQSRRLVAQKMGNPDDFGLIKPRLIITLGIRDKDGLEIHVGSPTPNGDAFYVRVKGSEQLYMVDQTWMQVMKRLVTEPPREILRPVTPPSG